In Turicibacter sanguinis, a genomic segment contains:
- a CDS encoding ABC transporter ATP-binding protein has product MAGPMGRGPHGGATEKAKDFKGTLSRLSKYLKPYRVGLIVVILAAITSVIFSIVSPKVMAKITNELFRPIQELMTGVKNPTPIDFSYIWKIILILIGLYVLSAAFSYLQQFIMAGISQKVVYDLREEIDQKLAKLPLKFFDSHTHGELLSRFTNDVDNISATLQQSITQVITSVTTIIGVLIMMLSISPLLTLISIIVVPLSGILMMQVVKKSQKYFIGQQRTLGELNGHIEEMYTGHNVVKAFGHEKKAIAEFDEVNDRLYEVGWKAQFLSGLIMPIISFIGNLGYVLVAVVGGVLVTKGRISIGDIQAFIQYSRQFTQPMAQVAQISNIIQSTVASAERVFELLDEEELTAETAQPVKLDNPRGAVEFNHVKFGYREDKILIQDMNIKAEPGQMVAIVGPTGAGKTTLVNLLLRFYEVNDGQILIDGVDINDMKRSDLRKLFGMVLQDTWLFNGTIRDNIAYGKENATDEEVIAAAKAAHADHFIRVLPDGYDTILNEEVSNISQGQKQLLTIARALLSDPEIMILDEATSSVDTRTELQIQNAMKTLMKGRTSFVIAHRLSTIREADIILVMKDGDVIEQGNHDTLMAANGFYADLYNSQFSNEEE; this is encoded by the coding sequence TAATTGTTGTAATATTAGCAGCCATTACAAGTGTCATTTTCTCTATTGTTTCACCTAAAGTAATGGCGAAGATTACAAATGAATTATTTCGCCCAATTCAGGAGTTAATGACTGGAGTTAAAAATCCAACTCCGATTGATTTCAGTTATATTTGGAAAATTATCTTAATTTTAATTGGATTATATGTTTTAAGTGCGGCCTTTAGTTATTTACAACAGTTTATTATGGCTGGTATTTCACAAAAAGTTGTCTATGACTTACGTGAAGAGATCGATCAAAAGTTAGCTAAACTACCGTTAAAATTCTTTGATTCACATACACATGGAGAATTATTAAGTCGTTTTACAAATGATGTGGACAACATTAGTGCGACATTGCAACAATCAATTACTCAAGTTATTACTTCAGTAACAACGATTATTGGGGTATTAATCATGATGTTATCAATTAGCCCGTTATTAACATTGATTTCGATTATTGTCGTACCTCTATCGGGAATTTTAATGATGCAAGTTGTAAAAAAATCTCAAAAATATTTCATCGGTCAACAACGTACATTAGGTGAATTAAATGGTCACATCGAAGAAATGTATACAGGTCATAATGTTGTTAAAGCATTTGGCCATGAGAAAAAAGCTATTGCAGAGTTTGATGAAGTTAATGATCGTTTATACGAAGTGGGATGGAAAGCTCAATTTTTATCTGGATTAATTATGCCAATCATTAGTTTTATCGGAAACTTAGGATATGTATTAGTGGCTGTAGTTGGTGGAGTTTTAGTTACAAAAGGACGTATCTCTATTGGAGATATTCAAGCTTTCATTCAATATAGCCGTCAGTTTACTCAACCAATGGCACAAGTTGCACAGATTTCAAATATTATTCAGTCAACTGTAGCATCTGCAGAGCGTGTATTTGAATTATTAGATGAAGAAGAGTTAACGGCTGAAACAGCTCAACCAGTAAAACTTGACAATCCTCGTGGTGCTGTTGAATTTAATCATGTTAAATTTGGTTACCGTGAAGATAAAATCTTAATTCAAGATATGAATATTAAAGCTGAACCTGGTCAAATGGTGGCTATTGTAGGTCCAACTGGTGCAGGAAAAACGACATTAGTTAATTTATTATTACGTTTTTATGAAGTGAACGATGGACAAATCTTAATTGATGGTGTCGATATTAACGATATGAAACGTAGTGATTTACGTAAGTTATTTGGAATGGTACTTCAAGATACTTGGCTATTTAATGGAACCATTCGTGATAATATTGCTTATGGAAAAGAAAATGCAACAGATGAAGAAGTTATTGCGGCAGCTAAAGCGGCACATGCTGATCACTTTATTCGTGTTTTACCAGATGGTTATGACACAATCTTAAATGAGGAAGTATCAAATATTTCTCAAGGTCAGAAACAGTTATTAACTATTGCTCGTGCTTTATTATCAGATCCTGAGATTATGATTTTAGATGAGGCTACAAGTAGCGTTGATACTCGTACTGAGTTACAAATTCAAAATGCGATGAAAACTTTAATGAAGGGTCGCACAAGCTTTGTGATTGCTCATCGTTTATCCACTATTCGTGAAGCAGATATCATCTTAGTTATGAAAGATGGCGATGTTATTGAACAAGGAAATCATGATACATTAATGGCTGCAAATGGTTTCTATGCTGACCTTTATAATAGTCAGTTTAGCAACGAAGAAGAATAA